Proteins from one Microbacterium faecale genomic window:
- a CDS encoding ABC transporter permease, translated as MNVTRIGVLTQLELRQRLRRPGFYVLLGVFFLVVVGITWLGSLIFGGDGSGSSGMISVAIYGVLLMATLVTPTFTGNAINGDRESATLAPVQVTLATTTEILLAKLLAGWAAGIVYLIVALPALLFALLRGLVDPVPAGWFGSDEMGATSPAMLAVAIVVLIVEVGIIAAIGVGLSAIIARPLFSVAATYLVVMLLVIGTVIAFALGTFATRSSTVTLSESPDEVYVADGVLGSLPSCDDAGEPCVEPRPDVSAQCVAVHGTGDVPRYDHVWWLLAANPFVVLADATPTTYNREGYPIDLFGQIKYGVRSAQHAPELVQQDWIDPCDGEPPREGEYYGSDADRETSRELIERSVPSWFVGLGVQVLLAVGLMLWGGARTTTPARRTPPGSRIA; from the coding sequence ATGAACGTGACCCGCATTGGCGTGCTCACCCAGCTCGAGCTGCGTCAACGCCTCCGCCGACCGGGTTTCTACGTGCTGCTCGGCGTCTTCTTCCTCGTCGTCGTCGGCATCACCTGGCTCGGCTCCCTCATCTTCGGCGGCGACGGCTCTGGGTCGTCGGGCATGATCTCGGTCGCGATATACGGTGTCCTGCTCATGGCGACACTCGTGACGCCGACGTTCACCGGCAACGCGATCAACGGCGACCGCGAGAGTGCGACCCTCGCTCCCGTGCAGGTGACGCTCGCGACGACGACGGAGATTCTCCTGGCGAAGCTCCTCGCGGGGTGGGCGGCGGGCATCGTCTACTTGATCGTCGCGTTGCCAGCGCTCCTCTTTGCGCTCCTGCGCGGTCTGGTGGATCCGGTGCCCGCCGGATGGTTCGGATCCGACGAGATGGGGGCGACGAGCCCCGCCATGCTCGCGGTCGCGATCGTCGTCCTGATCGTCGAGGTGGGCATCATCGCCGCGATCGGCGTCGGGCTCAGCGCGATCATCGCCCGCCCGCTGTTCTCCGTCGCCGCGACCTACCTCGTGGTGATGCTGCTGGTGATCGGCACGGTCATCGCGTTCGCGCTCGGCACCTTCGCGACACGCTCCTCGACCGTGACGCTGAGCGAGAGCCCCGACGAGGTGTACGTGGCTGACGGCGTGCTCGGATCCCTGCCCTCGTGTGACGACGCGGGGGAGCCGTGCGTCGAACCGCGCCCGGATGTCTCGGCACAGTGCGTCGCGGTGCACGGCACCGGCGACGTGCCGCGCTACGACCATGTCTGGTGGCTGCTGGCGGCTAACCCGTTCGTCGTGCTCGCCGACGCGACGCCGACGACGTACAACCGCGAGGGGTATCCGATCGACCTCTTCGGGCAGATCAAGTACGGCGTGCGCAGCGCGCAGCACGCGCCCGAGCTCGTGCAACAGGACTGGATTGATCCCTGCGATGGCGAGCCGCCGCGAGAGGGCGAGTATTACGGCAGCGATGCCGACCGCGAGACCTCGCGGGAGCTGATCGAGCGCTCGGTGCCGAGTTGGTTCGTGGGTCTCGGCGTGCAGGTGCTGCTCGCGGTGGGCCTCATGCTGTGGGGCGGCGCGCGCACGACGACGCCCGCGCGACGCACCCCTCCGGGCAGCCGGATCGCATAG
- a CDS encoding ABC transporter ATP-binding protein produces MSSPPPSAAPSTVAHEGVVARDVARSFGAIHAVRDVTFDARPGRITGLVGPNGAGKTTLFLLLASLLAPDHGEIRIAGADPVADPAAARARIGWMPDALGAWDSLTALETLVTAGRLYGATRHEARQRAEELLEEVGLADHGRSPARVLSRGQKQLLGLARALVHRPSVLLLDEPASGLDPAARIALRNHLRRLADGGAAILVSSHVLSELEEMVDDAVFMAAGATVARDVGATVGRRDWRLRIAGATHSGSAPWRDEIARILPHAQVRVERRDLLLAFADETAAATGLTALVGAGVPVAVFAPAAGELENAFLDLEKGPR; encoded by the coding sequence ATGAGCTCGCCACCGCCCAGCGCGGCCCCATCGACCGTCGCGCACGAGGGCGTGGTCGCGCGTGACGTCGCGCGCTCGTTCGGGGCGATCCACGCTGTGCGCGACGTGACGTTCGACGCGCGCCCCGGTCGGATTACCGGACTCGTCGGACCGAACGGCGCGGGCAAGACCACGCTCTTCCTCCTCCTCGCCTCGCTCCTTGCCCCGGACCACGGCGAGATCCGCATCGCTGGCGCCGACCCGGTTGCCGACCCGGCTGCCGCACGCGCGCGGATCGGGTGGATGCCCGACGCGCTGGGCGCGTGGGACTCGCTGACCGCGCTCGAGACGCTCGTGACCGCGGGCCGCCTGTACGGCGCAACGCGACACGAGGCGCGCCAGCGCGCTGAGGAACTGCTCGAGGAAGTCGGTCTCGCCGACCACGGACGTTCGCCCGCGCGTGTGCTGTCGCGAGGCCAGAAGCAGCTGCTCGGGCTCGCGCGCGCCCTGGTGCATCGTCCCTCCGTGTTGCTGCTCGACGAGCCGGCGTCCGGTCTCGACCCCGCCGCGCGGATCGCACTGCGAAACCATCTGCGACGACTGGCCGACGGCGGCGCGGCGATCCTCGTCTCGAGCCATGTGCTCAGTGAGCTGGAGGAGATGGTCGACGATGCGGTCTTCATGGCCGCGGGAGCCACGGTCGCGCGCGACGTGGGCGCGACAGTGGGCCGGCGCGACTGGCGGCTCCGCATCGCGGGGGCGACGCACTCCGGATCCGCGCCCTGGCGCGACGAGATCGCACGGATCCTGCCGCATGCGCAGGTGCGCGTCGAGCGACGCGACCTGCTGCTCGCATTCGCCGACGAGACCGCCGCCGCCACCGGGCTTACGGCGCTCGTCGGCGCCGGTGTGCCTGTGGCAGTTTTCGCGCCGGCAGCGGGCGAGCTCGAGAACGCGTTCCTTGACCTCGAGAAGGGACCGCGATGA